Proteins encoded in a region of the Flammeovirga yaeyamensis genome:
- a CDS encoding Crp/Fnr family transcriptional regulator has protein sequence MTTSNYKSFCLHHYLNKNVDYKPFFKTINVEKGEMIYQPTTTSLHIYYVIEGGVSLGEYTHDGNCVTYDILGKNNIFGNLKYLESGNFYEFSKALTTCTLLKIEHQFFRDIIIQDHQLSDWFKYYLVKRWCIAEKKLALVNQKSILTKIEQICKIYFQKVSIDQIQSDYLPNLLTMQELGDLIGVSRQSVSNTLKQKSLQVIIDYIEQNGDHIRI, from the coding sequence ATGACAACTTCTAACTATAAATCATTTTGTTTACACCACTATTTAAATAAGAATGTAGACTACAAGCCTTTTTTTAAAACAATAAATGTGGAAAAAGGAGAAATGATTTATCAACCCACCACCACTTCTTTACATATTTATTATGTGATAGAAGGAGGGGTAAGTCTTGGGGAATATACCCATGACGGGAATTGTGTTACTTACGATATTTTAGGCAAAAACAATATTTTTGGCAACCTGAAATATTTGGAAAGCGGTAACTTTTATGAATTCTCCAAAGCACTTACCACATGCACTTTACTCAAAATTGAACATCAATTTTTTAGGGATATTATTATACAAGACCACCAATTGTCTGATTGGTTTAAATACTATTTGGTGAAAAGGTGGTGTATTGCCGAAAAGAAATTGGCGTTGGTCAATCAGAAATCCATCCTTACTAAAATTGAACAAATTTGTAAGATTTATTTTCAGAAAGTATCCATTGATCAAATCCAATCGGATTATCTTCCTAACTTATTGACCATGCAAGAATTGGGAGATCTTATTGGGGTAAGTCGACAATCCGTTTCCAATACATTAAAGCAGAAATCGTTACAGGTAATTATCGATTATATAGAACAAAATGGAGATCATATAAGAATATGA